In Antechinus flavipes isolate AdamAnt ecotype Samford, QLD, Australia chromosome 3, AdamAnt_v2, whole genome shotgun sequence, a genomic segment contains:
- the ZNF574 gene encoding zinc finger protein 574, with translation MTEESEETVLYIEHRYVCSECNQLFGSLEDVLLHQNSHLPQQHFEVVGVADPGVSVAAEAPSGSGLYQTLVQESQYQCLECGQLLLSPGQLLEHQEMHLKLLTTQEPAPPETPPAKPPPAISASTIHYECVDCKALFARQELWLSHRQTHLRAVAAVAAAAASPPQPSPPPAVGPQLGQAQVALEHSYRKSEEAGEAAGPAGAGEVVAEVELLLYKCSECSQLFHLPGDFLEHQATHFGPLAPGPETTGAPDLPPTSDHSYELRNGGESAGGGSGRERRGGRRLLRRAGGDSPAVASPELFCPTCDQLFLSPHQLQQHLRSHREGLFKCPLCSRAFPSPPSLDQHLGEHSGESHFLCVDCGLAFGTEALLLAHRRTHTPNPLHSCPCGKTFVNLTKFLYHRRTHGAGGVPISAPAPAASSEDPEPAPTEAGGAPGATAPASAPAGPPSSLPSGSGPHRCLLCSREFSKALQLARHQRFVHRLERRHKCGVCGKMFKKKSHVRNHLRTHTGERPFPCPDCAKPFNSPANLARHRLTHTGERPYRCGDCGKAFTQSSTLRQHRLVHAQHFPYRCQECGVCFHRPYRLLMHRYHHTGEYPYKCRECPRSFLLRRLLEVHQLVAHAGRQPHRCTACGAAFPSSLRLCEHRCAAAQAQAPRRFECATCGKKVGSAARLQAHEAAHAAAGPGEVLAKEAATPRPSRAARPPAPAALPAASPAAPPPAPARRRGLECSECKKLFSTETSLQVHRRIHTGERPYPCPDCGKAFRQSTHLKDHRRLHTGERPFACEVCGKAFTIAMRLAEHRRIHTGERPYACPDCGKSYRSFSNLWKHRKTHQQQHQAAVRQQLAEAAAEAAATLTVVETAVEALPLVETIEIYPLAEGDGVQISG, from the coding sequence ATGACGGAGGAGTCGGAGGAGACGGTGCTCTACATCGAACATCGCTACGTCTGCTCCGAGTGCAACCAGCTCTTTGGCTCCCTGGAGGACGTGCTCCTGCACCAGAACTCGCACCTCCCCCAGCAGCACTTCGAGGTGGTGGGCGTGGCCGACCCCGGGGTCTCTGTGGCCGCCGAGGCTCCCAGCGGCTCCGGCCTCTACCAGACGCTGGTGCAGGAGAGCCAGTACCAGTGCCTGGAATGCGGGCAGCTCCTGCTGTCCCCAGGCCAGCTCCTGGAGCACCAGGAGATGCACCTCAAGCTGCTGACCACCCAGGAGCCGGCCCCGCCCGAGACGCCCCCCGCCAAGCCGCCCCCCGCCATCTCCGCCAGCACCATTCACTATGAGTGTGTGGATTGCAAGGCGCTCTTCGCCAGGCAGGAGCTGTGGCTGAGCCATCGCCAGACGCACCTGCGGGCCGTGGCCGCCGTGGCGGCCGCCGCCGCCTCCCCTCCGCAGCCTTCGCCGCCCCCGGCTGTGGGGCCCCAGCTGGGCCAAGCCCAGGTGGCCCTGGAGCACTCGTACCGCAAGTCGGAGGAGGCGGGCGAGGCCGCGGGCCCCGCGGGCGCCGGGGAGGTGGTGGCCGAGGTCGAGCTGCTCCTGTACAAGTGCTCCGAGTGCTCCCAGCTCTTCCACCTGCCCGGCGACTTCCTGGAGCACCAGGCCACCCACTTCGGTCCTTTGGCCCCCGGCCCCGAGACCACCGGAGCCCCCGACCTGCCCCCGACCTCTGACCACAGCTACGAGCTCCGCAACGGCGGCGAGAGCGCGGGCGGCGGGAGCGGGCGGGAGCGCAGGGGGGGCCGCAGGCTGCTGCGCCGCGCGGGCGGAGACTCCCCCGCCGTGGCCTCCCCCGAGCTCTTCTGCCCCACCTGCGACCagctcttcctctccccccatcaGCTGCAGCAGCACCTGCGCAGCCACCGCGAGGGGCTCTTCAAGTGCCCCCTCTGTAGCCGCGCCTTCCCCAGCCCCCCCAGCCTGGACCAGCACCTGGGCGAGCACAGCGGCGAGTCTCACTTCCTCTGTGTGGACTGCGGCCTGGCCTTCGGCACCGAGGCCCTCCTCCTGGCACACCGGCGCACCCACACCCCCAACCCGCTGCACTCGTGCCCCTGCGGCAAGACCTTTGTCAACCTCACCAAGTTCCTTTATCACCGGCGCACACATGGCGCGGGGGGCGTCCCCATCTCCGCCCCTGCGCCCGCCGCCTCCTCTGAGGATCCCGAGCCTGCGCCCACGGAGGCAGGAGGAGCCCCAGGGGCCACGGCCCCCGCCAGCGCCCCCGCGGGCCCTCCCAGCAGCCTCCCCTCGGGGTCCGGCCCCCACCGCTGCCTTCTCTGCAGCCGCGAGTTCAGCAAGGCCCTGCAGCTGGCCCGCCACCAGCGCTTCGTGCACCGGCTGGAGCGGCGGCACAAGTGCGGCGTCTGTGGCAAGATGTTCAAGAAGAAGTCCCACGTGCGGAACCACCTGCGCACCCACACGGGCGAGCGGCCCTTCCCCTGCCCCGACTGCGCCAAGCCCTTCAACTCGCCTGCCAACCTGGCGCGGCACCGGCTCACGCACACCGGGGAGCGGCCCTACCGCTGCGGCGACTGCGGCAAGGCCTTCACGCAGAGCTCCACGCTGCGCCAGCACCGCCTGGTGCACGCCCAGCACTTCCCCTACCGCTGCCAGGAGTGCGGCGTGTGCTTTCACCGGCCCTACCGCCTGCTGATGCACCGCTACCACCACACGGGCGAGTACCCGTACAAGTGCCGCGAGTGCCCGCGCTCCTTCCTCCTGCGCCGCCTGCTCGAGGTGCACCAGCTGGTGGCCCACGCCGGGCGCCAGCCTCACCGCTGCACAGCCTGCGGGGCCGCCTTCCCCTCGTCCCTGCGCCTCTGCGAGCACCGCTGCGCCGCCGCCCAGGCCCAGGCCCCCCGCCGCTTCGAGTGCGCCACCTGTGGCAAAAAGGTGGGCTCCGCGGCCAGGCTCCAGGCCCACGAAGCCGCCCACGCGGCAGCCGGTCCGGGGGAGGTCCTGGCCAAGGAGGCGGCCACCCCCCGGCCCTCTCGGGCCGCGCGCCCCCCGGCCCCCGCCGCCCTGCCCGCCGCCTCTCCCGCCGCGCCCCCGCCGGCCCCTGCCCGGCGACGGGGCCTGGAATGTAGCGAGTGCAAGAAGCTCTTCAGCACGGAGACGTCCCTGCAGGTGCACCGGCGCATCCACACGGGGGAGAGGCCCTACCCGTGCCCGGACTGCGGCAAGGCCTTCCGCCAGAGCACCCACCTCAAAGACCACCGCCGCCTGCACACCGGGGAGCGGCCCTTCGCCTGCGAGGTGTGCGGCAAGGCCTTCACCATCGCCATGCGCCTGGCCGAGCACCGCCGCATCCACACGGGCGAGAGGCCCTACGCCTGCCCCGACTGCGGCAAGAGCTACCGCTCCTTCTCCAACCTCTGGAAGCACCGCAAGACCCACCAGCAGCAGCACCAGGCGGCCGTGCGCCAGCAGCTGGCAGAGGCGGCCGCCGAGGCGGCGGCCACCCTCACCGTGGTGGAGACGGCGGTCGAGGCGCTGCCCCTGGTGGAAACCATTGAGATCTACCCGCTGGCGGAGGGCGACGGGGTGCAGATCAGTGGGTGA